GAGGAATTGAAATTAGAGCTATGCCTCTTATCAATGCttattgggttatttttttcctcgaATCCATACAAGCCAATATAGCAACAAGGAGGAGGATTGACGGCAATTATAGCAATAAGCCAAAGGGTTTGGCCTAAAGTTGGTTTTTGATGTGAAATGAACCACTTTGGACGATGATgagacaattttaaaaattatttttgatattagtgtattaaaatgatctaaaaatattaaaaaatattaatttaaaataaaaaaatttaagtttttttaaaaatatttttaaaattcaaaaataaataaatagaaccTTAGATTCATGCATTGACAAGCCGAATAATGACAATGCGTGGACATGGTTTTTAGGAAGCTTCAATGATTCAAAGGACAATGATGATAACCATGCACTTAAATTAAACCCAGGGCTTCCTTCTACAGTGAACCATAACTTTACCTTCAAGTTGCCTCCATGTTCATGATTTAGGTCGTTGATGAATTGCTCCCCTGGCCTTTTCATACAGCAGTACCAAGCAGGGGAGCCTTCTTCACTCATGAAAAAGCAGAAACAAAAAGCTGGGAAGCAGTGGCCATAAACCACCACAGCAGCAACCACAGTTATACTCCAGTGCTAGGGCCTGAACAGCTCGAAATCAGCAGAAAAGAACGACACACATTTGAGAATGATGTGGATATGAACAAAGGAACAATATTCTACTCGAGGACAGTCAAAATCCAAGGCACTTCCTCGTTTATTTCACGCTTGATTCAATGATGCCAAACCCCCAGAAAGGGGATTTTCCTTAAAGTGCTTTTCAGGGTATTTTGCTTTCAGAATTACTGATGTTGTCGACCTTGCCAAGAAACACTGACAATACGCCATAGAGCATCTGGTCAAGCATGTAATGTTCTTGGTGTAAAGTTCAGCATCTCTTTCTTTCTGTATTCATGTAGTGTTACTGCACAGACAAATGATTGGTACAGTATTGAATTTCATGTCTTGGTTTCGTTCTGATGCAATTCTTCACTTCCTCATAGGCAATATTGTtgtaaataatacaatttaatattgtttaagaagttatttcaaaatatttctacaagacaatttttttttaattgaaatatttaaatttaataggtTTTTTATCCCGCATTTCagaaacaagatatttttctggtgtttatataataatgaacgaaacaatatatttttctgGTGTTTATATAATAATGAACTAGAAATAGTGATAGGTTTTCGCATATAAGGTTGTTTtgagcaagaaaaatatttgttttccctTCGCACGCGAGACGAAACTTATAACAGATTCtaagacattttatttttacgttttaaaaaaaatactttgaaaacaaataaaaaatactttacaaaacaattttaaatcttACTTCTTCACATTACAAGTACCCACTTCTCTTGTCTCATCTATGATGAGGGGGAACTCAATAAGtgactgctttttttttttttatagaatttaattttcttttggatttgagattgtgataataattataatttaaaatatattttatttagaaatatattaaaatgatattttttattttttaaaaattatttttgagatcagtattatctaaaaatataaaaaaataattttaataaaaaataattcaaaattccaAACATAACCTTCATCTCTCTTGTAGAGTTGGGTGTCATCctagatattaaaatattggtACCATCCTATCCTGCTGCCGTCCTACATACCCAGGACTTGTTgttgtaattaatatttagaGGATGCTTAGGGTTGatataacagtttttttttaattatttttttaaaaaatatattaaaataataatttaaaaatattaaaaaaatattaatttttttaaaaaaaatttcatggatGCCCGTTTCCAACGAAAACAGCTCACAAAGCACCCTTCTGGTTAGTTCCCGCTGCAGGTTGAGACCTCGACGTCTACGATTGAAGGAGAATTGCAGTCAAGGAGGAGtatgaaataaatatacatTCATCATAATAATTCATACGAACAAGAGAAGAGATTAATgcaccgttttttttttttttttgtatttgaatgcattttaaaaatatatttggtttgataaaatattaaattaattattttaagtgttttttaatattgattttaatagaataatatcaaaaataaaaaaaatacgaaatttaaaatattttcaaactaaaaatatttttttaaaaatatcgtGCATCACATTCATgagtaaattattaattttagaaactaTGTCATGAATTTGTTGCTTTGTTTTTAACCTTACTCTaaataaggacttaattgaaagatttgttgttttatttttaggctCGCTCTTTTCCCCTTATAATCACCTGAGTACTCTGTTGACTCGGTCAACGAAGCTCTCTAATTTTGATCCGTTAGATCCCCACCGTCCAACCTCCCGCGAAGGACCGTCTAGAACATTAAGTATCCACGATATGAAAACAATCgtaaaaaacttcattttcataTCCTTAGTTCAAAATCCTTTCCATAGTGCCCCTACTCGCTGAAGCCAACTTATCTAATATTAAATTCGTGAGTGTTTgaggttatgttttttttatgctttttgaaacttgaaaaaatattaaattaatttttttagtgttttttaataattttgatgtggtaatatcaaaaataaaaaatattttaatataatttaaaataaaaaaaaaacacttttaaaacataatggACATCACAATATCAATCACTAAAGAGTAGTGGTATATACAGAGATATGTAAGATTACAGGGGCATAATTGCTTCATTTGTGGATTTATAgggattaaaataaagtttaacaaaaaaactttaaccCGTAACTCCAACAAACGCCACGTTCTTGCAATACcgaagaaaatccaaaaatcagtttctttcattttgatctCTCCATATGTGTAATTCAACTAGCCAGCCAGCCACCTACCAAATTCTTGTCTCGTCCCTCTCTTCCTCTCTATAAACACAATATAAATCACTCTGGAGATCCCATAATCATAGAATCTTAatctttttaaagaattttgatACATatagagagagggggagagagagagagagagagagagagagagatgggtgTTGATCTTGAATCTTTGTCAGAGGCAACATCAGGCGCTATTGGTTCATTACTAAGCACAACAATTTTGTACCCTCTTGATACGTGTAAGACTAAGTATCAAGCTGAGGCTCGTGATCATGGACAGCAAAAATACAGGTTTTAGTATACCCAGctcttaattttcttgttttttgggttttttttttttatctgggttttGTGTGATCTTGTGATTAGTCAACAGGGTTGgtttcatttttaattgttgtattAGTAGCTGaaagtttcaatctttatgGATGGTAATTACTGATATGTGTAGTTACTAGTTAGGCAGTTCTGGGGTATAAAGTTGGTCGCTTTTAGCTTCATAGAGCAATTTTTTTGAATGAGAGGTATCTGCCATTGTTAAATGTAGTAGATGAGTTTATGCCTAACTCTACTGTAGCTACCTGGTCAGTGGAATTAACATTTTTTGCTGTTCTATCATCTACCTTGTCAGTATTACTCTATTAGgctatttatataaaatcttcTGCTTTCCTGATCACGATGGATGTTTTTgttaaccaattaaatattttcatctcGTCTTAGATTGGTTTCACcgtttcaggtttttttttctatgtttttagcAATCTTCATATCAATTTAGTTTAATATCATAACTAGTGATATCTTCAAAGGTTCCTCCTTGatgtattttataattagtGGATGAAGTGTTGAAACATGTCCTGGTCAATCTCATTGAGTAGCATGTAGCATTGAGCATCTGTATTGAAATTCCTTTAAATTTTCTGTTTCACCTTTTAGATTGAATTGTAGCATTGGCGAATGGTATGTTGAGTTTATAAGCTTTAAATTTTCCATTTTGCCTTTTCTGTTGCATGGCCATTTACCTTATGGACCGAGGCGCACATATTACTAGACCAAGTAACATCTTTGAGGATGTTAAGCTAGTGGCTGCTATTGTAAGGCTTATTGGTTATTTGGTGTTGCTTTTGTGGCTTATGCAGGAACCTTACTGATGTTTTATGGGAAGCAATATCCACTCGACAAGTTCTTTCACTATACCAGGGCCTAGGGACGAAAAATCTGCAGTCTTTCTTTTCACAGTTTATCTACTTCTATGGGTATAGCTACTTTAAAAGACTATATCTGGAGAAGAGTGGTTCCAGAAAGATTGGAACGAAAGTTAACTTGtttattgctgctgctgctggggCTTGCACTGCCGTTATCACTCAGGTGAGTCACTAGGTACCATTTTGCAAGTTTGGCATAATGCTCAACTAATTGTTGTGATGACAGTCTTTTCATGAAATTCCTCATGTGTTC
This window of the Populus trichocarpa isolate Nisqually-1 chromosome 13, P.trichocarpa_v4.1, whole genome shotgun sequence genome carries:
- the LOC7481763 gene encoding peroxisomal adenine nucleotide carrier 1 isoform X2, with the protein product MGVDLESLSEATSGAIGSLLSTTILYPLDTCKTKYQAEARDHGQQKYRNLTDVLWEAISTRQVLSLYQGLGTKNLQSFFSQFIYFYGYSYFKRLYLEKSGSRKIGTKVNLFIAAAAGACTAVITQPLDTASSRMQTSAFGKSKGLWETLTEGSYSGAFDGLGISLLLTSNPAIQRIDYTETRVTYIAVHGIRSAQTKTIKDKPEQHRKDCGNPFCLHSFCSGCALKEYSHHSDISCNQV